The DNA sequence AGTGGACTTTATAAATAAGAGGGGGAATGATAGAATCTCTCTAGTAATCTTTGGTGGAGATGCCTATACTAAAGTACCACTTACATTTGATCACAGCATTGTCAATGACACTGTTTCTAAAATAACAGTTGACGATATTACAAGCAACAATAGAACTGCTATTGGAATGGGATTAGGAGTAGCTCTAAATAGGTTAAAATCCTCTGATTCTAAATCTAAAGTTGTCATTCTAATGACTGATGGAGAGAATAACTCTGGAGAGATGAGTCCTATTGGTGCTAGTAAGATAGCTAAAGAATTGGGAATTAAAGTCTACACTATTGGAATTGGTGCTAAAGAGATTAGAGTACGTGTTCCTTTTGGATATACTACAGTTCAAAATAGAGAGTTAGATGAAAATCTATTGAAAACTATTGCTGATAACACTGATGGTAAGTACTTTAGAGCAAGTAATGAGAGTGAATTTCAAAATATCTTTGATGAGATAGATAAATTGGAAAAAACTAAAATAGATGGTCGTTCATACTATGAAGAGAGAGAACTTTATGAAAACATCTTAAAATTAGCTCTATTTCTATTGGTAATCGGTGCTTTTTTTGAATATAAAAAATATATAAAAATTCCATAAAAAGAGGTGAAACAATGCAATTTGGTAATTTAAACAACTTAGTATATATATTAATTCCCTCTCTTCTCCTCTTGATTATGATTTCAGGTATGAAAAAACGGATTGAGATTTTAAGATTTTTAAAATTGAGAATAAAGAGAAGAATCTCTACATTAAAGATATTTTTAATAGTTTCTGGAGCTGTATTGGTAGTCATTGCCCTATTATCTCCTCAAAAAGAGATTGCAGATAAAGAGATAGAGGTAAAAGGAATGAATATATATGCTCTTATTGATACTTCTAAATCAATGCTTACAGAAGATGTCTACCCAAATAGATTGGAAGCTAGTAAGAGAGTTTTAAAAAATCTGATACAATCTCTAAAAGGAGATAGAATTGGATTTATTCCCTTTTCAGATAGTGCATATATACAGATGCCACTTACTGATGATTACTCCATAACAGAAAACTATATAAATGCCTTGGACTCTTCTCTCATCTCTGGTGGTGGAACACAGCTATATCAAGCCTTAACCCTTGCTGAAAAATCTTTTTCAGAGATAGGAAGTGAGAATAAAACTGTAATTATTCTATCAGATGGTGGAGATTTTGATAAAAAATCCTTGGAGTTTGCTAAGAATAACAAGATTAATGTATACTCTATTGGAATTGGTACCCAAGCTGGAAATGTCATACCAAACTATGTGAATGGAGCTAAGAGAGGATTTATTAAAGATGATAAAGGTTCAGCTGTTATCAGTAAACTTAATTCAAGTTTTTTACAGCAGATAGCAGATGACAATGGTGGAAAATACTATGAGGTGAATAATTTTGTAGATAATTCTAAAAACTTTGTCCAAGATAGTGCTAATTTAGAGAGAAAAAGTCAGAGAAATGAGAAGAGTAAAGTCTATGAAAAGTATTTTCAATATCCACTTTTTTTAGGTATTCTACTCATACTCTTAGGTTATCTACTTAGAGAGGTGATAAAAGATGAGGAGTAAGATTGTAGCCACAGTGATTTTAATTCTCTCAATAGTTGCCCTATTCAACTACTATCCCTCTTTAAAAAACTATAACTATATAAAAAAAGGAAATAAGAATACTCTAGCTAAAGAATTTGATCTAGGTAGAGAGAACTATAAAAAATCCTTGGATATAGAGAAAAATAGTAGAGTGGATAGCAACATATTAAAATCATTCTATTTTGAAAAAAAATATGATGAGGTTGTTAAAGCTCCTGCTGATGAGAACTTTTTAAAAGGTAATTCATATGCCTATCTCGGCGATCAAGATGCTCAAAACAGTAAATCTTTTTATGAAAAAGCTCTAGCTGAGTATAAATTAGGTATGAAAAAGAGTGATGATATCAACATTAAAAAGAATTATGAATTAATACTACAAAAAATTAAAGAATCTGATAAAAAAGAGCAGAACAAGGATAATAAAGAGAATAAAGATCAGAAAGATAAAGAGAAAAATCAAGATAAGCAAGATCAAAATAATAAAAAGGATCAAAACAAAGATCAACAACAAGATCAGAATAATAAGCAAGAGCAAAACAGAGATCAAAATAACAATACAGAAAATCAATCTCAAAATCAGCAAAAGCAAGATGAGAAAGAGAATAAAAACAGTGAACAGAAACAGGATTCTCAAAAGAATGGAGATGAACAAAAGAATAGTAATTCTGATAATCAAAATGATAATGAGAATAAAAAACAAAACTCTCAACCTGAAAAAGATGATTCTAAAGATCCTCAAGAGCAAAAGGATAACTCAAAGGGAAATAGTGGTCAAACAGAGGGTGAGATGAGTGAAAAAGAGATTAAAGAACAGGAGATAAAAGCTATACTAAAAAGATTAGAGGGAAATGAGAAGCAATCTTTTAAAAACAATGAAAGAATGCTGAACATAAACAATAACACTCCTTCTAATAGATGGTAAAGGAGATGAACAGATGAAAAAATTAATTATCTATCTTTTTCTTATGTTACCTTTCCTATCTTTTTCAGAGGTGATTCTTGAAAGTTCCAATACTAAACCAGCAATAAACGAACCTTTTAATATAAGAGTCATCTTTTTAAATGAAGATAAGAAAGATTATAACATTGAAGGAGTTGAAAACTTACAAATTCTTTCTAAGAGTACAAGTTCAAAAACTTCTATTATAAATGGTAAGAAAACACAGGAGAAAATGGATATCTATACAGTGATGTCCAACGATATTAAAAGTTTTCCTCTAAAAGTAAGTGTTTCAGGGGGAAAGGCAGAGTCTAATCCCTTGAATATTGAGGTACAAAAAGAGGTGCAAGAGAGTATAAATGGGGATATGAGTTTTCAACCCTCAATTAAAAGTGGAGATTCATTCTACTTTGGTCAAAAGATTGTCTATGAAGAAAACTTTCTTACAACAGTTAGTATTAACTCAATTGGATATAGTAAGAAACCTCAATTTAATGATTTTTCTGAAAAGGATATGAGCCCTATTGCTCTAAATGGAAATTATGAACAGAGCTATTTCAGATCTTCTTCTGGTAGAGAGGGGTTGAAGATAAACACATATAGAGGTATCTTACAAGCTAACTCATCTGGAGAGAAAAAAATCAGCTCTGGACAGGTGGCAGTTACACAGAGTACAGGTAGAAGAGATTTCTTCTTTGAGGAATCAACTCCCCCTAAATATTTTGGTGGGAAACAACTAAATATAAATATACTTCCTCTTCCACAAAATAAACCTACAAACTTTCAAAACATTGTAGGAAAACCTACTCTTGATTACACTTGGAGTAGTGACAATATAGATGTTGGTGATTCTATACTTCTCACTGTTAAAATAAGTGGAGATGCCAATTTAGACTCATTGGAAAAAATTATTCCAAAAGAGTTTAGAGATTTTAATGTATTTGAAAGTTTAAAAAATAAATTTGAAACTATTAACAATGGAAATTACTATGCTGAAAAAACTTTTGAAGTGGCACTTATTCCTAAACAGGTTGGAGAGATAGATACTCCAGAAATAAAAATTCCATACTTTGATACTACTGTAAAAGCTTATAAATACCTAACTATTCCTAGTAAAAAGATTAAAGTAAATAAAAATGGAAATATTATTCCTAGCAACAGTGAAAAAAATTTCACTTCACCTACACCTATAAATAACCAAGTGGAAAATAAAATAGAAAATGTAGTTATCAATAGTGTTGGAAATGAAAAAATTTCTCAACATAAAAATTATAATTATTTAATTATAGGACTTATAGCTATTATTATAATTCAAGGTGCTACTATAATCTATCTTTTATTTAGAAAAAATGGTAATAGTTCCTCTGAAAATCTTGGTAATCTTGCTAAATGCAAAGATGATAAGGAGTTTTATAATGCCTATTGCGATTTTATGAAGAGTAGATATAACTTTAGCCCTAAGGTGCATCTTGAGGATAGACTTGTAAAATTGGGATTCTCTCCTGATTTTATTGAGATCAATAGAGAGCTAGAACAAGCTTATTATAACAATACACCTATTGATAGAAAAGAGATTTTAAAAAGAATTAAAAAGGAGTTGAAAAATGAAAAATAAATATCTAACTATGGACATAAATATAGCCTACAGTATGCTTAATATGAGATTGAGAGATAAATACTCATCTTTGAGTGAGCTATGTGAAGATGAGGATATTGATATGGAGGAGCTACTAGAGGGGTTAAAAGCTAAAGGAGTTTTATATAACGAGGACTCTAACCAATTTACTCAAATTTAACAAAATAAACTTTATACAAAAAAACAGCCTTTTAAAGCTGTTTTTTTTCTTTATATAAGCTAACAAATAATTTTTAATTTTAATCCTCTTTTAAAAACAGTGTACTGATATTAGCTAATCCTAAATATGTATTTTGTAGGAATAGATAGATAACATTGGGATTGATTGGTGAAAATTTTATTGATACATCTTTTCCATTTAATTCCTTAAAATCAGAAGATATGTATTGAAAATTTTTCACCCTAACCTTTGAATCATTTACCTTTCTCGAAATAAGCTGTAAAAATATATCCAACTCTCTTATATATTTCAATCTATTCACTGTATTATAATTTATACTGAAAGCATACTCTTTTCTCTCCAAATATATATATATGCTCAAAAACTCTGCCAACTCCAAAAATGACAGTTCATAATTGTGTTTTCTATAAAATTCCTCAATATCCTTTTTTATAAACTCAATAAACTTATGTACCTCTATATTTTCAGTGTAATGTTCACTTATCTTTACACCCAATCTATTATATATCTCTTTCAATATTTTTTTATTGTTGATATTTTTTGAAGCTACTAGTATCTCCTTAGGCAGAATAAATTTTCCACTTTTTAATGAAGCTTTTAAAATTCCCTCTCTTATAAAGCCCAATAGTGAATAGAAGTTTGCTGAATACATATCAATAGCAAAGTTAACTGGTTGTAAAGACGCTGTGTCCAGCATTATCAACAATCTAGGAACAATCTTTTTACTTGAAAATAGACTATCAACAAGTATATACAGAGGAATATCAAAAACTAAGTAACATTGATTCTCCTTTTTTATCTGCTCTAAATACTTATTTGTTGTCTTGTTGAAAAACTCATCTATATTGTTAACTATTCTATAAAATGTGGCATAGCTTATTGTAAAATTCTCATTAAACATCTCTTTACATTTATCATACAACAGTGTTATATTAGTCTCGTCAGAACTTCTACACACCTCTTTAATCCTATCTAAATCTCTCTCATCTATATTTCTAAAAGAGTTTTTATCCTCTCTAGCTTTTTTCTCTAAACCAATTATTCCATTTTTTTTATAGGCATTAACCCATCTTTTTAGAGTGGCATAGGATATATTCTCCTCATTCTCTATCTCTTTTAATTTCTTTTTCTTTTTTAAAAAAGGCTCAATTATTTTGAAACGAAATAGTTCTAATTCTTGATTATCTTTCACTACTCTTTTCTCCTTAATACTAATAATTATTATAATAAAATAATACAATACTTTTAAAAAAAAATCAATTCCTTTAATAAAAAGGCTCAATTATTTTGAAAAAAATATTGACTTTTTTAGAAAAATGAGATATATTTAATTTGTTATTACAAATATTATGGAGGTTATTATGAAAGTCTTTGCAGAAGTTCAAAAAATTGGTAAAGCTTTAATGACTCCAGTTGCTATATTACCAGCAGCAGGATTATTTTTAGCTTTTGGAAACAAACTACATTTTACACTTATGGAGCAAGCAGGTCAGGTAATTTTTAGTAACTTACCTCTTCTATTTGCCATTGGAGCAGCTATTGGTCTTGTAGGTGGAGATGGAATAGCAGCCTTAGCCGCAGTAGTGGCACTTTTAATTATGAATACTACAATGGGTATAATGACAGATGCAGCTGTTGGAGTAGCTAATGGAGATCTATCTTATGCTATGGTTTTAGGTATTCCTACTCTTCAAACAGGTGTTTTTGGTGGATTAATAGCTGGTATCATTGCAGCTATCTGTTATAAAAAATTCTATAAAACTGAATTACCAGCTTTCTTAGGATTCTTTGCTGGAAAGAGATTAGTTCCTATTATGACAGCTATTGTAGCTTTCTTAGTTGGATTAGCTATGCCTACTATTTGGCAACCTGTTCAAATAGGATTAGCAAAACTATCTTTCTTAGCTAATGATGTTAATACTAACATCTCTACTCTAATATTTGGTATCATAGAGAGATCTCTAATCCCATTCGGATTACACCACATCTTCTATGCACCTTTCTGGTATCAATTTGGAGAGTATACAACTCAAGCTGGACAAGTGGTACAAGGTGACCAAACTATATGGTTTGCTATGTTAAAAGATGGAGTTCATTCATTCTCATCAGCAACTTATCAAGGTGCAGGTAAATTCTTAACAGGTAAATTTGTATTTATGATGTTTGGATTACCAGCTGCTGCTTTAGCTATGTATCACGAAGCTAAGCCTCAAAATAAAAAGTTAGTAGGAGGAATTCTATTCTCTGCTGCACTAACATCTTTCCTAACAGGAATTACTGAGCCATTAGAGTTCTCATTCCTATTTGTTGCACCTATATTATATGGAATACACTGTATCTTTGCAGGTATCTCATTTATGTTAATGAATCTATTCAATGTTAGAATAGGTATGACATTCTCTGGAGGATTAATTGACTATATCGTATTTGGAGTTTTACCAGGAACTAGTGGATTTGAAACAAGATGGTATATGGTTATCATAGTTGGACTTTTCTTCTCTGTAATCTATTACTTTGGATTCAGATTTGCTATAAGAAAATTCAACCTTAAAACTCCTGGAAGAGATGATAGTACTTCTGAAGAGGCAGGTTCTGAAGCTATCGAAGGTGATGCTTTAGCTGTTGGTGTTTTACAAGCACTTGGTGGAAAAGAAAATATAATCTCTCTAGATTCTTGTATCACAAGATTAAGAGTTGAAGTTAAAGACAGTAGTCTTGTAGTTGATGATTCTCTTAAAAAATTAGGAACATCTGGAGTTTTAAAAGTTGGAGCTCATGGAGTTCAAGCTATATTTGGTTCAAAAGCACAAT is a window from the Fusobacterium sp. SYSU M8D902 genome containing:
- a CDS encoding VWA domain-containing protein is translated as MFRFTSPYFLLLIPILIFLFFRKRQVKGIAVPGIKPLKSFRLKSKKYLIGKFLILSSLILMCIALARPQLLSENRIVKKDGIDIVIALDLSQSMLQNDFKPNRLEKAKKLLVDFINKRGNDRISLVIFGGDAYTKVPLTFDHSIVNDTVSKITVDDITSNNRTAIGMGLGVALNRLKSSDSKSKVVILMTDGENNSGEMSPIGASKIAKELGIKVYTIGIGAKEIRVRVPFGYTTVQNRELDENLLKTIADNTDGKYFRASNESEFQNIFDEIDKLEKTKIDGRSYYEERELYENILKLALFLLVIGAFFEYKKYIKIP
- a CDS encoding VWA domain-containing protein — protein: MQFGNLNNLVYILIPSLLLLIMISGMKKRIEILRFLKLRIKRRISTLKIFLIVSGAVLVVIALLSPQKEIADKEIEVKGMNIYALIDTSKSMLTEDVYPNRLEASKRVLKNLIQSLKGDRIGFIPFSDSAYIQMPLTDDYSITENYINALDSSLISGGGTQLYQALTLAEKSFSEIGSENKTVIILSDGGDFDKKSLEFAKNNKINVYSIGIGTQAGNVIPNYVNGAKRGFIKDDKGSAVISKLNSSFLQQIADDNGGKYYEVNNFVDNSKNFVQDSANLERKSQRNEKSKVYEKYFQYPLFLGILLILLGYLLREVIKDEE
- a CDS encoding BatD family protein, which gives rise to MKKLIIYLFLMLPFLSFSEVILESSNTKPAINEPFNIRVIFLNEDKKDYNIEGVENLQILSKSTSSKTSIINGKKTQEKMDIYTVMSNDIKSFPLKVSVSGGKAESNPLNIEVQKEVQESINGDMSFQPSIKSGDSFYFGQKIVYEENFLTTVSINSIGYSKKPQFNDFSEKDMSPIALNGNYEQSYFRSSSGREGLKINTYRGILQANSSGEKKISSGQVAVTQSTGRRDFFFEESTPPKYFGGKQLNINILPLPQNKPTNFQNIVGKPTLDYTWSSDNIDVGDSILLTVKISGDANLDSLEKIIPKEFRDFNVFESLKNKFETINNGNYYAEKTFEVALIPKQVGEIDTPEIKIPYFDTTVKAYKYLTIPSKKIKVNKNGNIIPSNSEKNFTSPTPINNQVENKIENVVINSVGNEKISQHKNYNYLIIGLIAIIIIQGATIIYLLFRKNGNSSSENLGNLAKCKDDKEFYNAYCDFMKSRYNFSPKVHLEDRLVKLGFSPDFIEINRELEQAYYNNTPIDRKEILKRIKKELKNEK
- a CDS encoding DUF4250 domain-containing protein → MKNKYLTMDINIAYSMLNMRLRDKYSSLSELCEDEDIDMEELLEGLKAKGVLYNEDSNQFTQI
- a CDS encoding helix-turn-helix domain-containing protein produces the protein MKDNQELELFRFKIIEPFLKKKKKLKEIENEENISYATLKRWVNAYKKNGIIGLEKKAREDKNSFRNIDERDLDRIKEVCRSSDETNITLLYDKCKEMFNENFTISYATFYRIVNNIDEFFNKTTNKYLEQIKKENQCYLVFDIPLYILVDSLFSSKKIVPRLLIMLDTASLQPVNFAIDMYSANFYSLLGFIREGILKASLKSGKFILPKEILVASKNINNKKILKEIYNRLGVKISEHYTENIEVHKFIEFIKKDIEEFYRKHNYELSFLELAEFLSIYIYLERKEYAFSINYNTVNRLKYIRELDIFLQLISRKVNDSKVRVKNFQYISSDFKELNGKDVSIKFSPINPNVIYLFLQNTYLGLANISTLFLKED
- the ptsG gene encoding glucose-specific PTS transporter subunit IIBC codes for the protein MKVFAEVQKIGKALMTPVAILPAAGLFLAFGNKLHFTLMEQAGQVIFSNLPLLFAIGAAIGLVGGDGIAALAAVVALLIMNTTMGIMTDAAVGVANGDLSYAMVLGIPTLQTGVFGGLIAGIIAAICYKKFYKTELPAFLGFFAGKRLVPIMTAIVAFLVGLAMPTIWQPVQIGLAKLSFLANDVNTNISTLIFGIIERSLIPFGLHHIFYAPFWYQFGEYTTQAGQVVQGDQTIWFAMLKDGVHSFSSATYQGAGKFLTGKFVFMMFGLPAAALAMYHEAKPQNKKLVGGILFSAALTSFLTGITEPLEFSFLFVAPILYGIHCIFAGISFMLMNLFNVRIGMTFSGGLIDYIVFGVLPGTSGFETRWYMVIIVGLFFSVIYYFGFRFAIRKFNLKTPGRDDSTSEEAGSEAIEGDALAVGVLQALGGKENIISLDSCITRLRVEVKDSSLVVDDSLKKLGTSGVLKVGAHGVQAIFGSKAQFICNDLRKMTGI